TGATCTGTTTGCCCACTTCAGGCAACTGATAAAAGGTATTCATTGAAGCATCAACTTCATACCCCACACCGTTCACATCCAAAACGAGTTGCGGCGGATGCTTCTCTAACAATTCACCTTTGAGTCGTCCTATCACGGTTACTATCTCTCCCGATTAACTTTATCTTTGGGCTCAAGCTTGTGCCCTTTCATAACAAATTCTGGCAACTCAAGCCCGGTATACATCGATGCCAGCCGTACAACCAGAGCAACCATAATAGAGACCAACATCAGCAACCCGCCATCAACCAGGCCACTAAAGGCTATGTATACGATGGCACCCAGCATTGCACAGGTTGCATAGAGCTCACCATTTCGTTGCAAAATCAACGGAATCTGCCCAGTTAAAATGTCGCGAATCATCCCTCCAGCGCAACCGGTAATCATCGCCATCATCACTGCGATAACCGGAGGCATTCCCAGCGCTATCGCTTTCTGCGCACCTAACACCGCAAACAAAGCCATCCCCAGAGCATCCAAAAGCAACATCAACCTGCGCGGGTAGGCGAGATAGCGACACAGGATAAAAGCGCTGACAGACGATATAATCGCTGTCCATAGATAGGCAGTATCCTCAACCCAGATAAGCGGATGATCATTCAGAGAGATATCACGGATGGTACCGCCTCCCAGTGCTGTGACTATCCCCAGCACCACAACCCCCAGGATATCGAGCTTTTTCCCCCGGGCAGCCAGCGCGCCCGTTATCGCAAAGACAGCTACTCCCGCCATATCAAACAGATAGATTAGTTGTTCAGTGGCAATGTACTCATTCAACGCAACCGCCCTCCGCGGCTGCTTTTAGCACCCGCCATCATAATGAGACTACTGCGGGTATGAGCATGGCAAAGAGCAATGGCCAACGCATCAGCCGCATCCTCTTGCGGCACCCCTGGCAACTTTAAAATGGAGGTCACCATGTGCTGTACCTGAGATTTCTCGGCAGACCCTTTGCCCACCACCGCCTGCTTAACTCTTCGGGCCGAATACTCCGCTACCTCTAACCCTTGATTGACTCCGGCAACAATTGCCACGCCACGAGCCTGCCCCAATTTAAGTGCGGAATCAGCGTTGCGGGCCATAAACACCTGTTCAATGGCCATCTCCTGAGGACAATACTGCTCAATAACCTCCGTCACCCCGGCATAAACCTGCTGCAACCTTTCAGGTAATGCATCACCCTTAATACGGATACAGCCACTGGCCACATATTCATTTTTAGACCCAACTGAATTGATAATACCGTAACCGGTTATTCGTGAACCCGGATCTATACCTAAAATCAACATAACCGCTTATCAACTCAAAACACTGTTTATTTATACAGAGTACAATACCCCAGATCCGGGCATAAAAAAAGCCGTGCAGAGCACGGCTTTAAAAATAACTCCGAAACTTATTAAGGCGTTTTGCGCAGCTTAATGTTCAATTCACGTAACTGGGCCGCACTCACTTCACCCGGCGCTTCCGTCAACGGACAGGAAGCACTCTGAGTTTTAGGGAAAGCTATTACTTCACGGATAGAATCAGAACCTGTCATTAGCATAATCAGACGATCAAGGCCGAATGCCAGACCACCGTGCGGTGGAGCACCGTATTTAAGCGCATCCAACAGGAAGCCAAATTTATCATCCGCTTCCTCAGCATCGATGCCCAGGATCTCCAACACTGTTGATTGCATCTGCTGATCATGAATTCGGATAGAACCACCACCCAACTCACAACCGTTCAAGACCATATCGTAAGCACGGGAAAGCGCGTTCAGCGGGCTTTCCTTAAGCGCTTCAGGACTACAGCTTGGCGCCGTGAATGGATGATGCAACGCGGTCAGACCACCTTTATCAGTCTCTTCAAACATTGGGAAATCAACAACCCATAGAGGAGCCCACTCAGCTTCTGACATCTCAAGGTCTTCACCTACCTTTATACGCAGAGCCCCCAGCGCTTCAGAGACAACCTTTTCTTTATCAGCACCAAAGAAAATTATATCGCCGTTTTCAGCACCCAAACGCGTCATGATAGCCATTGCTACCTCTTCGCCAAGGAACTTCACGATAGGAGACTGCAGACCTTCTGCACCTTTCTCAAGCTCATTCACTTTGATCCAGGCAAGACCCTTAGCACCATAGATACCAACAAACTTGGTGTATTCATCAATGATCTTACGCGTTAGCTTAGCGCCACCCGGTACTTTCAAAGCAGCCACACGACCTTTAGGGTCGTTTGCAGGGCCGGCAAATACCTTAAACTCAATCTCGGCCATCAGATCAGCAACATCCACCAACTCCATTGGGAAGCGCAGATCTGGCTTATCAGAACCAAAACGCAACATCGCCTCGGAATATGGCATGCGTGGGAATTCTCCCAGCTCTACACCTTTCAATTCAAGGAACAGCTTACGGATCATCTTTTCAGTGATGCCCATAATCTCTTCTTCATTCATGAAAGAAGTTTCAATATCGATCTGCGTGAATTCTGGCTGACGATCAGCACGTAGGTCTTCATCGCGGAAACACTTAGCAATCTGGTAGTAACGATCAAAACCCGCAACCATCAGCAGCTGCTTAAACAACTGTGGCGACTGTGGCAACGCAAAGAAATGACCTTCATGCACCCGGCTTGGTACCAGATAGTCACGCGCGCCTTCGGGGGTTGCACGGTTCAGAATCGGGGTTTCAATATCCAGGAAGCCATTATCATCCAGAAAGTTACGGATAGAGTTACTGACTTTAGAACGAAACCGTAGCTTTTCCTGCATTTCAGGACGACGAAGATCGATAAAGCGGTTACGCAGACGAACATCTTCGCCTACCTGCTGATGCTCATCCAACTGAAACGGAGGGGTTTCTGATTTGTTCAGAATAACCATCTCTTTACCCAGCACTTCGATCTCACCGGTCGGCATCTCGGAATTAACGGTGCCTTCAGGGCGGTTACGGACGGTACCTTTAATCTCAACCACAAACTCATTACGGCAGCTATCTGCCAGTGCAAAGCTCTCTTCACGATCAGGATCAAACACCACCTGAGTCAGACCTTCACGATCACGAAGATCAAGGAAAATTACCCCTCCATGATCCCGACGACGGTGGATCCAGCCGGTCAGTGTAATATCTTCGCCGATATGTTCTTTTCTAAGATCGCCGCAATAATGACTGCGCATAGTTAAATGTTCCTGTTACTTAGCACGCTGAATCAACTTACATTCAGACAAATTAAAAATCAGTTTCCGGATTCACCCTGACCATTCGCCAGGTTCTTTTTCTTTCCGGTTTTAAAATCGGTTTCATACCAGCCACTTCCGGTTAGTCTAAAACCAGGAGCGGATACTTTTTTTACAACGTCTGCTGACTGACATGCAGAGCATTCCGGTACTGGCGCAGTCGTTTTCAGCACCAGTTTTTCAAATTCATTACCACATTGACGGCATTCAAAATCAAAGATAGGCATAATCAGCAACACGACCTCTGAAAACAATGTTGTTTGAACAACACATCAATACAATCACACAGCGCAATACGCTGACAATCACGCAGAAACACTCTGCGAAGAAAAGCGCGAATTATACCTGAAATATTGCCCGCTGACAGGGGCAATTAGGCCATTTTAGAAGAGAAATCAGCCAAGCAGATCACTAGCCACGAAATTAACCTCCTGAGGCATCATCATCTGTAATTTATGATGTATTTCGTGAACCTGTTCATCAGTGTAGGGAACAGCAGGCAGCGCACCCCATACAGGCGCTGGCCAGACCTTGTCGCTCTCATAACGAACAATGTGGTGGAGATGCAGCTGCTTTACCATATTACCTATCGCCGCTATATTCATTTTGTCCGCATCAAAGACATCGTGAAGGTTTTCCGCCAGAAATGATGATTCATGTAATAGTTGCGCCTGATCGGCCGAAGAGAGATGGTAGACCTCACTGACTTCAGCCCTTCGGGGAACCAGAATAAACCAGGGAAAATTAGCATCATTCAGAAGTAATAAGCGAGACAGCGGAAAATCGCCCAGCGTAATACAATCCTGTTCCAGACGCGCGTTCAACTCAAATTCTAATTCCAGTTCATCCATTTTTATTCTCCTGGCGTAAATACACCGGCAAACATGCTATCTTGGATATCACCCTCCAAGTTTGCACCACCAGTAGATACATTTACATTGTAATTTTAGCTTTATTATCGGGCAGTTAGATAATAAGAACAGGCTCTGAACAGTATAGGACAAAATGCCGCAATTCAATTTTCACAGCGCTATCGACGCCATTGGAGAGCAACAATGGAACAGTCTCTGCACCGCTGATTATCCTTTCATCAGCTATGAATTCCTTCATTGCCTCGAACAATCCGGCTGCGTAACAGCTGAAACAGGTTGGCAACCCTGCCACCTTCAGATTACAGAGGGCGATCAAACGCTGGCGGTTATGCCTTTATACCTTAAAAGCCATTCCTACGGAGAGTATGTGTTCGACTGGAGCTGGGCTGAAGCGTATCAGCGCAATAACATCGCGTATTATCCAAAATTAGTCACGGCGATCCCCTTCACTCCCTGCTATGGACCAAGACAAATTTTTGCCGATCACCTGAGTCAGGCTGATCGACAATCACTCATTCAGGAAAGTCTCGCTGCAATTCAACAACTGGCATCGCAATACAACGCGTCAGGCTGGCACGGACTGTTTCTTGATGGTGCGTTATTGGAACAGAAATCGTTCAGCGAACTTAGCTATCGACTGGGCACTCAGTATCATTGGTTTAATCATAACTTCAGCTGTTTTGATGACTTTCTCGATACTTTCAGCTCCCGTAAACGAAAGAATCTGCGCAAAGAGCGTAGTAAAATCATTGAACAGAATATCCAACACCGATTTATCAGTGGCACGGAATTGACAGATGAGCTTTTAGATCAGTTTTATCAGTTCTATCAAATTACGTATTTAAAGCGGGGCCGCCAGGGGTATTTGAATCGGCACTTTTTCAAACTACTGCGTAATTCACTAGCCGATAAACTGCATATTTGCTTTGCCTTTGATCTTAATCTTAGTTCCACAGAGCCCGTTGCAGCAGCGATGTTTTTGCAGGGAAGCTCGACCTTATACGGTCGCTACTGGGGAGCACAGGCCGAATACGACTCTCTCCATTTCGAAACATGTTACTACCAGGGGATTGAATATTGTATCCGCCACCAATTGCAACGATTTGACCCGGGGGCACAGGGCGAACACAAAATCCAGCGAGGCTTTGAGCCCATCGAAACCTGGTCAGCGCACTGGGTTACTCACCCAGGCTTTCAGAGCGCAATACAACGCTTTACCGAGGAAGAAGAGCACCTGCTCCGGCAGGACATGGAACACCTCAGACAGCGATTACCTTTTAAGAAAAAATAGATTCTCATCAGGGCCGCAGATGAATAACTGGCTCAGACTGCTCATCACTCCGCAGAGCACAAAACTCTTGTTTTATACCATTTCGGTACTTGACCAGCACATTAAAGCCCATGCCAGCCTCATGATTCAAACGCAACAGCCGCTCCTCACCTGCGGCTATACGAAATGCCTGAATACGCGACTGAGTATCTGAACTACCAAAATCAAGCTGAATCGAGTCAATCATCACTTCACTACTGTTATGAAATGTCACCGCCAACCCTTGCGAGGCGGTAAACATTTGGGAAAACAGAAACCCCGCCACCCAGGCGATCATAATGACTAATAGCCAAAGTCGCTTCCGTACGGGCTTGGCAACAGCTCCATCTGCTCGAGTTTTCATCTGTACTTTTCCTATTACTCTACGATTAACACAACCGCGAACTAAGTGATAAATCTAGCCGATCACCGGCGGGCAAGCACCACCAGCAAAGCTAATTTAGAATAAGCTAATTTAGCAGTATTTCAGCATAATAATACAGAGAAAATGTCTTTACCCGGGATAACAGCCAGTCATGCAGAATTGCGCTTAGGGCAGCATTCGCTTTTATAACTACCAGATATATCATTTACTTATTTATAAGAAGAAAGTTATATAAGAAACCCCTCAAAATAGTTAGAGAAAAGTTAGCCTCCGTCCTACTATTGTAAGTAGCAGGCGGCCGTACATAATTTCTTATGAGCCTTTTAAAAAAGCATAGCTAGAAAACCGCATTAGAATAATAAGGGGACAATACAATGCTTACTTATGAAGAGTGCCTTCACTTGAGCGACCTCACCCAGGATGAGGTTGAGGCGATCGCAGAACATGAACACACAGACCCTATCATCGCCATGGCGATAGGCAACTATCTGTGTACCCATCAAGGCGAAGCTAAAGTAAAAAAGATCATTATTGATGACATTGCCGCTGCGCAGCGCAAAGGCGATAAGGCGCACGAAGAGGTTCTTCGCAAAGTATTGAAGCACTTCATCAGCACCCATCCCGAAAGCTCCGGTCAGGCTGCCTGAAATAGATTTAACAATCATCAATCATAAGCCCGCTACTCACTTTGAGTAGCGGGCTTTTTTACCAGATGCCCCGTAAAACAAGCACCTCGGTCAAACAACGTCGCTTTTCTTCAAATAAGCCAGACTTTCTGCTCTTACTCAGGCTTTTTTTCCTCTATAGTTGATCCCCGTGGCCGATAACCCTTTCATAACACAGAGCAAAACGGGCTTTGTATGGGATCAATCGAAAAAGAAAACAAAGAGATGCGCAGATCGCTTCATCTGTTGACCAGTAAGGTCGAACGGAATGAGGCTATTCTTCGTTCATTCTTTGAAATGGAAATTCGATTACTCAGTTGTAGCAGTTTAGATGAACTGCTCGATCTCATTCTAATTGAGTTCCGGGCGTACTTCAGGCTAACAGCTGTTAATCTGATATTACTTGACCCGGAAAGCGCCGCCCGCACTCTATTGGATGATTACACGCCACCGGAACCCGGCCACTCACTTCGCTTCGTCAACAATCAACGCCTGCTTAAAAGCCTGTTCCCCACTCCCAAACTTAGAATTGGTGAACTCAGCGCCCCATTGAAAAGCATTGCCTTCCCAAGTACTCCATCAGTATTAAGCAGCGCTCTGCTACCACTTGTTCGCCATAACTGCCTGATCGGCAGCCTCCATCTCGGTAGTAACGATCCGACCCGCTATAGTGAACACTTTGATTATGATTATATTGGCCATCTGGCATCGGTGATTTCAGTCTGTATCGAAAACTGTATTAACCAACAGAACCTTAAACGTCTCAGCATTATCGATATGCTAACCAAAGTGAATAACCGGCGCGCCTTTGACCAGGAAATCATTAAAGAGCTTTCCCGGGCCAGTCGCCATAAAACAGCGCTGAGCTGTCTGTTTATCGATCTGGATTTTTTTAAACTGGTCAACGATAACTTTGGCCACCAGATTGGCGATAAAGTATTGCAAGCCGTCGGTACATTGCTGAAGAAAAATCTCCGTAAAACCGACTTCATCGCCCGCTATGGTGGTGAAGAATTTGCGATATTACTGCCCAATTGTGATTCTGAAAAAGCCATGGAAATTGGCAATCAACTGCGCCAGAAAATTCTTCATATGGTGATTCATGATAATGAATGCAAACCTTTCAGAATCAGCGCCTCTATCGGCGTAACCAGTTGTACAGCGGAGAGCTTTGCCTTTGATGATCTGGACGCCCAGGCTCATACACTGCTAAAAGCAGCTGATGAAGCGGTATATCAGGCGAAAGACAAGGGCAGAAATCGTATCGAATACCGCTCCCTGCCTGACATGAAGCCGGAACTATTTCACAGTTTGAGCACCAGCCTCAACGACAGGTGAGTTTATTGCATATCCCGTAATAACTCAGAATAAAGATCGATATAACGCTGCTTCTGTTGCTCGCCAAATAGAGGATCATCCATTTTTGGTAACTGCTTGGATAGCACCTTCCATTGCTCATCATCAGCGATGTCATCCAGAAGCGGAAACAGCGTTCCCTCTTCCAAATTAAGATGTTCTACCTGACGATCAAGAAAATGTTCCAGTTTCGCTGTAAATTGATCCATCGGTACAACCGCATCATTCAGGATGCAGTCAACCGCTTCAATAAGCTCTTCACTACACTGCTTCAACAGTTTATGTTCATCGCCACATTGAACAATCGCTTCATTCAGCTCCGGACAACCTGAATTTTTGAAGTAATCATACATCTGATCCTCAAGGGGATGATGGTACGCATCTGCGTAGTTACTGATATAATCGACGGCATCACTCAGCAACACAAAGTTAGGCATCTCTCCCTGCTTGAGCTTATCCAACTTATAACCCAACACTGCAAGTAACTTATTCAGGTTTACATGATCCTGATGTAACTCTTTTAATACAGTCATAACACCCTCCTGTGAGAACAGATACTATACCTCAGCTTTTCTCGGTGATCTTGACCGGAATCAAAAACTCTCTATTCAGAAATGTAGCAGTTGGTCTAACTTAACCAGTGAACTTACTTTAAGGTCGGTTAATTCTGGCCAGCCTCTTTCCTGACGCGAATCCACATGGATCGTCGCCAGTCCTGCAGCCCGCCCCACTTCAAGATCGTAACGAAAATCACCCACCATAACAGCCTCAGTCGGGTTGGCCTGCCACAGAGCCAGCAATATATGGATACCTTCCGGATCTGGTTTTGCCAACGCTTCGTCACGCCCTAATACCGCATCACGATGAAAAAGATGATCAACACCCATTACCTCAAGGCAGTGTAGCGCAACTTCCCGCTTATTTCGGGTCAAAATTCCTAAGTGACATCCAGCTTGCACCAACGTGCCCAACAGCTCGCTAAGCCCTTCTGCCGGTACAACTTTATCCGCGTAGAAGTATTCCAACCGGTCAAGCTGATGATTCAGGAGTAACTGTTCAGGAGCTGGCTGCGCTTCAATGGTCGCCAGAATATCGCAACCTGAAGGCAATCCCAGCTCTGAACGAATATACTCAAAATCATGAACCGGCAGGGTCAGAGTACCATCCAGATCGAAAACCCAGAACTTCGCGTCCCGAATATGTTTAATCATTCCTGTCATCTACTTTAGGATCTGATAAATCTTGATCAACATGCTCTGGCGTTAGGTTCTCTGTCAAAAGATCAAGGCGGCTACGGATATCACGCAGCATCTCTATCCTTCCTGCAGGGTGTCCATTCTGCGCCAGTAACAAAGACTCAAGACCCGCAATACTATCCTGCGAATCTTTTAACGCCTGAAGCATATTTCGAGAGCGTTTCTTAGCGCTGTCCGTCATCTGATCGACCCGGTTCAACGTCCTGCGCACCTGACCATCAAGCTCATCCAGGTGCGACACGAGCTGCACCATACCTGAGCCAAAGGCATGATCCATTACCCCCAGGCGGTGCTCAAGCTGGGCCACCGCCTCACGAAAACGGCTAACAAAAAGCTCACCTTCGCGGTCCATAAACATCGCCAACAATTCTTCAGGATAGAGCGCCCGTGAGCGAGCATCCGCACGCATTGCGTACTCCCCTCTCTGAGTACAATAGGGTCGTTTAGCACCAGGGGAAATTTCAATACGAAAAAAAGGTTTACGGCTGATATTTTCAACAATCAGTTCGATATCAACAATGGGGTAACAGTCGGTTGCTTTATTAATCAGGCTGAGGCGGGAACTATCATCGACATCACAGCCGACCACACGACCACGCTGCAAACCATCTTTACTGGTATATTCGTCAACCCCGACCAGAATAGCTCCGCCGTACAACGAATTAGCAAAGGAAACCAGGTCGCGGCTTTTGATACCGTTAATCTCACGCTTGAAATCAACATCAATACCTTCCGGTTTAGCCAGCAGACTTTTAGCCCGCTGACTGATACCTCTGTACTCTCGTTGTACGGACATCGGGCTAACTCCCGGCATGGATACTTTGTGCCTACGTCTATTCCTCTGAGCACAGACAGCTTAAGCCCCCACAGAAACAGGTTAGACTGAAGCGTCCTTAAGCGTAAACCTCGTCTGAAAAAGGATCAACGGGGTTTTCCAGCTTCTGGTCATCCCGAAAGTAAAGAATCCGGCCCTCAAACTTCAATCCCTTAGAGGAAAACCAGCGAAGTACTTCTTCCCGCCCTTCATCAACCTGAAAACTGCTATACCAGGCTGTCGCTATTCGATAAAAATAAACGCCAAATAGCGCGGCTGAAGCACCGAGAAAGAATTCGGACCCAAAACTGATTAACAATGTAGCGAGTCCCGCCAGCCAGACCCTACTGGCCCGAGACTGCTTTAGCGTACTAAACGCGCTATCATATTGATCCTGATATTTCAGATAGCGACGGAAATTTTGTTGCAGTTCAAATTTATCCTGTTCGGAAATCGTTCTTGGCATTTTTAATATCCTTTAAATCGCAGGTTTCAGCCTGCCAGACTTTTACTCAATACTTCAAAAACATCACGGGACAGATTGCCGCTGACACTAATTCTCTCCAGCTCCGCTTTCATTAAAGCACTGCGCTCAGCAGGATATTTTCTCCAGCGAGTCAGTGGCGTAAGTAAGCGTGACGCAATCTGAGGGTTTTGCGTATTTAATACAATAATCTGATCAGCAAGAAAACGATAGCCACTGCCATCAGAATTATGGAAATTCAGTATATTCTGTGCGCAAAAAACAGCAATTAATGCGCGAATCTTATTCGGATTGGTTGAATCATATGCCGGATGCTCTAATAACGCCTGCACCCGCATCAACGCTCCTGCTGTAGGGTCGCTCGCCTGCACCCCAAGCCACTGATTAACCACCAACGATTCATTCTGCCAGCGTTGATAAAAGCTTTCCAGCACAACAGAAGCGGCCTGACGATGCTCTGAATGAACAATCAAAGTGAGCGCTGCCTGACTGTCTGTCATATTATCTGCTTCGTCAAACTGCTGCTGCGCCAACATTAAATAGTCTTCTTTCCCGGTCGCCATCAGATAAGCCAGCGCCAGGTTTTTCAAGCTTCTACGAGCAACCGAAGCGGCGTCCGGACTATACTCTTCAACCAGGTTATTATCGTGATATACCTGTAGAAAAACAGGTGCGAGGGCTGCAGCAATCGTCTCTCTGACAAAACGACGAACACTGTAGATAGCATCAACATCTATCTCCTCGGCTAACTCACTCAGATAAGCCTCTGTTGGCAGTGTCAGCACCTTAGCTACCATCGCCTTATCCAGACCCTGATTACTCAAAACCTGCTCATATGCTCGAATCAAAGCTGGCTCAAGCCTCAATTCCCGGCCCTGCTGATAATCGCCAATCAAACCAGACATAATACCAACAGCTAACTGCTGCGCTGCATCCCAGCGATTAAACCCATCACTGTCATGTTGCATCAAAAACACTAACTGCTCGCTGCTATAAGGGAACTGCAATTTCACTGGTGCAGAAAAGTCTCTCAGTAGTGACGGAATCGGCTCTACCGGTATATTTTCAAACACAAAACTCTGTTCAGCCGCTATCAACTCAAGCACTTCTGTCGTAGCCCCATCATTTAGCGGAATCTCACCACCCTGAGGGTCAAGCAACCCAACAGCCACCGGTATCAAAAAAGGTTGTTTCGTTGCCATATCGGCAGAGGCAGGGCAACTCTGGTGCATATGTAAAGTGTAGCGCTGATGTTCGGCGTCATATTCACCGGAGATAGAAAGCTGCGGCGTACCCGACTGACTATACCAAAGCTTAAAACGGCTCATATCACGACCGCTGGCATCTGCCATTGCCTGAACAAAATCATCAGTTGTGACCGCCTGACCATCATGGCGATCAAAATAGAGATCAGACCCTTTACGGAAAGTCTCTGCCCCTAACAGCGTGCGTAGCATCCGCACCACTTCACATCCTTTCTCATAAACAGTCAGCGTATAAAAGTTTGAAATTTCAATAAATGACGCAGGACGTACCGGGTGCGCCATAGGGCCTGCATCTTCAGCAAACTGCGCGGTACGTAAAAGAGTGACATCCTCTATACGCTTGACCGTACGGGAGTTCATATCTGCAGAAAACTCTGCATCACGGAAGACCGTAAAACCCTCTTTCAGACTTAGCTGAAACCAGTCTCGACAGGTAACCCGGTTACCCGACCAGTTATGAAAATACTCATGGGCAACAACACCCTCGACCCGTTGAAATCCGGTATCTACTGTTGTTTTCGGATGAGCCAGCACACAAGAGGTATTAAAAATATTCAGGCCTTTATTTTCCATCGCCCCCATATTGAAAAAATCGACGGCAACAATCATAAAGATATCCAGATCATACTCGCGACCATACACCTGCTCATCCCACTGCATCGACTGCTTTAGTGAGGTCATGGCGTATTCCAGCTTATCCAGATCTTTTGCTTCAGCAAATATTTTAAGCGCTATCTGCCTTCCGCTGCAGGTCGTGTAACGATCTTCCACATACTCAAGATCCCCCCCCACCAGTGCAAACAAGTATGCAGGCTTGGGAAAGGGATCTTGCCAGCGAACCCAATGCTTTCCACCCTCTTCATCTCCCCCATCAACCAGGTTTCCGTTGGATAGAAGCACTGGATAACGCTGTTTATCGGCTACAATTGTGGTTTCAAACAGCCCCATCACATCGGGCCGGTCCTGATAAAAAGTGATTCGTCTGAAGCCTTCCGCTTCGCACTGAGTGCAAAACATTCCATCAGATTTATACAACCCTTCGAGAGCGGTATTATTCTGTGGTTCGATACGAGTGACACACTCCAGCGTAAAGCTATCCGGCAAATCAGGGATAACAAGCTGCTCACCTTCGCGACGATAGTCCTGAGCACTCAGCACTTCACCATCAATGCTCAACCGTTGCAGCTCGAGACTTTCGTGGCCATCAAGCACCAACGGCCGCTGCCGGCTTACACAGCCAGGATTGCGACTATAACGAACCTGTGAACGAACCAGCGTTTGCTCCTCTTCTAACTCAAAGCGCAGATCGGTTTGCTCTACCAAAAAAGCGGGGGCTTCATAATCCTTTAAATAGATAACACTGGGCTGCTCTGTGGCTGGCTGATTCATTCAAGTACCTGTAATAACAATTTAACAATTTACAAACCGATCTCAGCCGCTGAACTGAACTTCATACGCGGTAAACTTTCTGAGATTTATCACGCCGGTATCCAAGATCAAATATTGGCCTTTAATTCCCTGCAATACGCCTTCAACAACCGGAGTTTTATCAAAATTAAGACTGCTAATCTTGGCCGGATAATTTAATACAGGATAGTTCAACTCCAATACTTCAGCATCAGGTAGACGTTGCAGTGCCTGAAGGCCGAAACGGTTCTCCAGCTCTGTTAGCTCTGAACGGCACAACTCAAACAATCTCTCCCGCTCAGCGACAAGATCGAGCGGATCGACCTGACCTTTAAGCATGGCCCGCCAGTTGGTTCTATCCGTTATGTGTTCACCAAACACCCGCTCCACTACACCTGACTGAAAACGCGTTTCAACCCGCAGGATCGGCAATGCCTGAATCGCACCCTGATCTATCCAGCGAGTCGGAACTTGTGTACCCCGGGTAATACCCACTTTGATACCCGATGAGTTAGCTAAATAGACATAGTGACTTTGGAAGCAGAATTGCTCTCCCCAGTCCGGATCTCTGCAAGTACCCTGATCAAAATGGCATTTTTCAGGACTCATGATACAAAGATCGCACTGCGGAAGCTTTTTAAAGCAGGGGTAACAATACCCTTGAGCAAAACTTTTATTAGTCTTACGGCCACAATGAGTACAATGAATCTGTCCCTGATACGCCAGCCTGATGGATTGGCCCACATAACTGTTCAGATCAACGGACTGATCTCCCAACTGTAATCGATACTTAACTTCAGTAG
The genomic region above belongs to Amphritea japonica ATCC BAA-1530 and contains:
- a CDS encoding trimeric intracellular cation channel family protein, yielding MNEYIATEQLIYLFDMAGVAVFAITGALAARGKKLDILGVVVLGIVTALGGGTIRDISLNDHPLIWVEDTAYLWTAIISSVSAFILCRYLAYPRRLMLLLDALGMALFAVLGAQKAIALGMPPVIAVMMAMITGCAGGMIRDILTGQIPLILQRNGELYATCAMLGAIVYIAFSGLVDGGLLMLVSIMVALVVRLASMYTGLELPEFVMKGHKLEPKDKVNRER
- the ruvC gene encoding crossover junction endodeoxyribonuclease RuvC; the encoded protein is MLILGIDPGSRITGYGIINSVGSKNEYVASGCIRIKGDALPERLQQVYAGVTEVIEQYCPQEMAIEQVFMARNADSALKLGQARGVAIVAGVNQGLEVAEYSARRVKQAVVGKGSAEKSQVQHMVTSILKLPGVPQEDAADALAIALCHAHTRSSLIMMAGAKSSRGGRLR
- the aspS gene encoding aspartate--tRNA ligase; the protein is MRSHYCGDLRKEHIGEDITLTGWIHRRRDHGGVIFLDLRDREGLTQVVFDPDREESFALADSCRNEFVVEIKGTVRNRPEGTVNSEMPTGEIEVLGKEMVILNKSETPPFQLDEHQQVGEDVRLRNRFIDLRRPEMQEKLRFRSKVSNSIRNFLDDNGFLDIETPILNRATPEGARDYLVPSRVHEGHFFALPQSPQLFKQLLMVAGFDRYYQIAKCFRDEDLRADRQPEFTQIDIETSFMNEEEIMGITEKMIRKLFLELKGVELGEFPRMPYSEAMLRFGSDKPDLRFPMELVDVADLMAEIEFKVFAGPANDPKGRVAALKVPGGAKLTRKIIDEYTKFVGIYGAKGLAWIKVNELEKGAEGLQSPIVKFLGEEVAMAIMTRLGAENGDIIFFGADKEKVVSEALGALRIKVGEDLEMSEAEWAPLWVVDFPMFEETDKGGLTALHHPFTAPSCSPEALKESPLNALSRAYDMVLNGCELGGGSIRIHDQQMQSTVLEILGIDAEEADDKFGFLLDALKYGAPPHGGLAFGLDRLIMLMTGSDSIREVIAFPKTQSASCPLTEAPGEVSAAQLRELNIKLRKTP
- a CDS encoding FmdB family zinc ribbon protein, which produces MPIFDFECRQCGNEFEKLVLKTTAPVPECSACQSADVVKKVSAPGFRLTGSGWYETDFKTGKKKNLANGQGESGN
- a CDS encoding HIT domain-containing protein, whose amino-acid sequence is MDELELEFELNARLEQDCITLGDFPLSRLLLLNDANFPWFILVPRRAEVSEVYHLSSADQAQLLHESSFLAENLHDVFDADKMNIAAIGNMVKQLHLHHIVRYESDKVWPAPVWGALPAVPYTDEQVHEIHHKLQMMMPQEVNFVASDLLG
- a CDS encoding GNAT family N-acetyltransferase, whose product is MPQFNFHSAIDAIGEQQWNSLCTADYPFISYEFLHCLEQSGCVTAETGWQPCHLQITEGDQTLAVMPLYLKSHSYGEYVFDWSWAEAYQRNNIAYYPKLVTAIPFTPCYGPRQIFADHLSQADRQSLIQESLAAIQQLASQYNASGWHGLFLDGALLEQKSFSELSYRLGTQYHWFNHNFSCFDDFLDTFSSRKRKNLRKERSKIIEQNIQHRFISGTELTDELLDQFYQFYQITYLKRGRQGYLNRHFFKLLRNSLADKLHICFAFDLNLSSTEPVAAAMFLQGSSTLYGRYWGAQAEYDSLHFETCYYQGIEYCIRHQLQRFDPGAQGEHKIQRGFEPIETWSAHWVTHPGFQSAIQRFTEEEEHLLRQDMEHLRQRLPFKKK